Within Desulfolithobacter dissulfuricans, the genomic segment GCCCCAGATCCCGACCGTAGCACATGGCGCAGACCCCGCGCTTGGATTCACAGGTCAGAACCGAACGGATCATCACCTGGTCCACACCGGCGGCCTCGATCTTCTCCACCTTTTCCTCGGTGATCTCTTCATCGGCAGCGACCAGGATCTCCCCTGAATAGGGATCCACCACATCTTCCAGGGCCACCCGGCCGAGGATACGATCGCCAATGCGGACGATGACCTCGCCACCCTCTATGAGTGGTTCGGCCAGCATACCGCGCATGGTACCGCAGTCCTTCTCAACGATGGTGGAATCCTGGGCCACATCCACCAACCGCCTGGTAAGGTACCCGGAGTTAGCAGTCTTGAGCGCCGTGTCGGCCAGACCTTTCCGGGCTCCGTGGGTAGAGATGAAGTACTCCAGGACATTAAGACCTTCCCGGAAGTTGGCCTTGATCGGGGTCTCGATGATCTCGCCGGAAGGCTTGGCCATCAGACCACGCATACCGGCCAGCTGGCGAATCTGGTCCTTGGAACCACGGGCACCGGAATCAGCCATGATGAAGACCGAGTTGAAACTCTTGATCTCCCGGACCTTGCCCTCGGAATCCTGGACATATTCCACCGCCATCTCATCCATCATCTCCTTGGTGATCCTGTCGGTGGCCTTGGACCAGATATCGACGATCTTGTTGTACTTCTCACCGTCGGTGATCAGACCATCGGAGTACTGCTGCTCGACCTCGGCCGCGGCCCGCTCGGACTCTTCGACAAAATCTTCCTTCTTGACCGGAATCTTCATGTCGTTGATGCAGATGGAGATACCGGCCCGGGTGGCGTATTCGTAGCCAAGATCCTTGAGCCGGTCTGCGAGGATAACCGTGTCCTTGGTACCGGCGTGACGGTAGGTGTAGTCGATGAGGAAGGCCAGCTCCTTTTTCGACAGCTCCTTGTTGACCAGGGAAAAGGGGATCGACTCAGGCAGCAGTTCGCTGACCAGGATACGACCGATGGTGGTGTCCACCATCTTGCCGTCGATCCGGACCTTCACCCTGGCCTGGAGATCGGCCGCCCCATGATCGTAGGCCATGCGGGCCTCGGCTACCGAGCCGAACATGGAGCCCTCGCCGACAACGCCGTAGCGTTCCCGGGTCATGTAATAGAGACCAAGAACGATATCCTGGGTCGGAATAATGATGGGACCGCCGTTGGCGGGCGAGAGGATGTTGTTGGTGGACATCATCAGGACCCGCGACTCCACCTGGGCCTCGACGGAAAGCGGCACATGGACGGCCATCTGGTCGCCGTCAAAGTCGGCATTGAAGGCTACGCAGACCAGCGGATGGAGCTGGATGGCCTTACCCTCCACCAGCACAACCTCAAAGGCCTGCATACCGAGGCGATGAAGGGTAGGAGCCCGGTTGAGAATGACCGGATATTCGCGGACGATCTCATCGAGAACATCCCATACTTCCTTGGACCCCTTTTCCACCATCTTCCGGGCACTCTTAATGGTGGTGACGTATCCCAGGGTTTCAAGCTTGTTATAGATAAAGGGCTTGAACAGCTCCAGCGCCATCTTCTTCGGCAATCCGCACTGGTGCAATCGCAGATGTGGGCCGACGACGATGACCGAACGACCCGAGTAATCGACCCGCTTACCGAGCAGATTCTGCCGGAAGCGGCCCTGCTTGCCCTTGAGCATGTCGGAGAGCGATTTCAGCGGACGCTTGTTGGGACCGGTGATGGTCCGGCCGCGCCGGCCGTTGTCAAAGAGGACATCCACCGCTTCCTGGAGCATCCGTTTTTCATTGCGGATGATGATATCCGGAGCATCCAGCTCCAGCAGACGCTTGAGCCGGTTGTTGCGGTTGATAACCCGGCGGTAGAGATCGTTGAGATCCGAGGTGGCAAACCGGCCACCCTCCAGGGGTACCAGCGGACGCAGGTCCGGCGGCAGCACCGGAATAACCTCCAGGATCATCCACTCGGGACGGTTGCCCGAATCGCGGAAGGCCTCGACCACATGGAGCCGTTTGCCAAGCTTGGTCCGCTTGGTGGCGGAGCCTGTGGTCTTCATCTCCTCTCGCAGTTCCTCGGAGAGCTTCTGCAGATCGAGCGCCGCCAGCATCTCGCGGATAGCCTCGGCCCCGATACCGACCCGGAACTGGCCCGGATACTCTTCAAGAAAAGCCCGGTATTTTTCCTCGTTGAGCAACTGGCCCACCGAGAGCGCCTCGACCTTGGACTCCACCACCGCATAGGATTCGAAATAGAGAATCCGCTCCAGCTGCTTCAGGGTCATATCCAGGATCGCCCCGATCTTGGATGGCAGGCTTTTCAAGAACCATATATGGGCCACAGGAGCAGCCAGTTCGATGTGACCGAGCCGTTCCCGGCGCACCTTGGACTGGATGACTTCAACACCGCACTTCTCGCAGACCACGCCGCGGTGCTTCATCCGCTTGTACTTGCCGCAGTTACACTCGTAATCCTTGACCGGTCCGAAGATCTTGGCACAGAACAGGCCGTCGCGTTCCGGTTTGAAGGTACGGTAGTTGATGGTCTCTGGTTTCTTGACTTCGCCATGGGACCACTCGCGGATCTTCTCCGGCGAGGCAAGCGAGATCTTGACCTTGTTGAAGCTGACGGGACCTTTTGGCTTTTGAAAAAAACTGAACAGATCTTCCACTAATATCACCCTTAAAAGAGTTGCAAGCTGAATACCTTCACCCCTGGTTCCCCGGTGAATGGCTCCAGCCTGACGAAATGCTGACTTGCTTTCGCCTGTCTCCTACCACCTGTACGACACAGGACCTGCGACCTACTCGAGCAGTTCCACATCCAGACAGAGCCCCTTGAGCTCCTTGACCAGGACGTGGAACGATTCAGGCAGACCGGTCTCAAGGAAGTTGTTGCCCTTGACAATCTTTTCGTACATGGTTGTCCGGCCCTCGACATCATCGGACTTGACGGTGAGGAATTCCTTGAGGGTGTAGGCGGCGCCGTAGGCCTCCATGGCCCAGACCTCCATCTCACCGAGACGCTGGCCACCGAACTGTGCCTTACCACCGAGCGGCTGCTGGGTGACCAGGGAATAGGGTCCGGTGGACCGGGCATGGATCTTGTTATCGACCAGATGATGCAGTTTGAGCATATACATGGTGCCGACCGTAACCTTGTTGGCAAAAGGCTCACCGGTCAGGCCGTCATAGAGCACGGACTGGCCCACCTCGTCCACTCCGGCCTCTACCAGATAGTTACGAATGGCCTCCTCGGAGGCACCGTCGAACACCGGGGTGGCCACATGGATCCCGTGACCATATTTCCGGGCCTTGTCCAGGAGCTCCTCGTCGCTCAGTCCGTCGGTGAGCTGACGGTATTCCTCTTCCGAGTAGACCTTCCTGAGCCGTTCCTTGACCGCGTCGACCTCAGCCTTCTGCGCCAACTCGGCAATCTGCTCGCCAAGCTTCTTGGCCGCAAAGCCGAGATGACATTCCAGAACCTGGCCCACATTCATACGGGAGGGTACACCCAGGGGGTTGAGAACGATGTCCACCGTGGTGCCATCGGCGAAAAACGGCATGTCCTCCTCTGGCAGCAGCCGGGAGACAACACCCTTGTTACCGTGTCGACCGGCCATCTTGTCGCCCACGGCGAGCTTGCGCTTGGTGGCCACGTAGATTTTGACCATCTTGACCACACCAGGAGGCAGGTCGTCGCCTTTTTCCATGCGCTCGACTATGCCCTGGTACCGCTCACGGACCAGCTTGGCCTGGGTGTTGTACCGGCTGAAGACCGCAGCGATCTCATCCTCGTATTTACTGCGCTCGGAAAAGTCCAGAGTGGCAAGCTTGGCGAATTCGATCTGCTCGATCACCTTGGGGGTCAGTTTCTTGCCAAGCTTGAGGATAACCCGCCCCTTCCTGTCTTTGATGTCGGTCTTGACGGTCCGGCCGGTGAGGATCTCTTCCAGGGCTTTGCGCACGCCTTTTTTCAGACTCTTGAGCTCATCTTCCATGTCGCGGTTAAGGTTTTCGATCTCGCGCTCCTCGATCATCAGCGTCCGCTCATCCTTGTCCACTCCCTTGCGGGAAAAAACCTTGGCGTCGATCACTACGCCTTCCACCCCGGGCGGCACCCGGAGGGAGGAGTCCTTGACGTCCCCGGCCTTTTCACCAAAAATGGCCCGCAGGAGCTTTTCCTCGGGCGAAAGCATGGTCTCACCCTTGGGGGTCACCTTGCCCACCAGCATGTCGCCGGCCTTTACTTCGGCACCGATGCGAATGATACCGGAATCATCAAGATTACGCAGGGCCTCCTCGCCGACGTTGGGGATATCGCGGGTGATCTCCTCTTTGCCCAGCTTGGTGTCCCGGGCCATGGTCTCAAAAATCTCGATATGGACCGAAGTAAAGGTATCTTCCTTGAGAAGCCGCTCGTTGATGAGAATGGAGTCCTCAAAGTTGTAGCCGCGCCAGGGCATGAAAGCGATGGTCACGTTCTTTCCGAGCGCAAGCTCTCCCTGCTCGGTGGACGGTCCATCCGCAAGCACCGTCCCGCGGGTCACCCGCTGGCCGGGCATGACCAGGGGCTTCTGGTTGAAACAGGTGTTCTGGTTGGACTTCTTGTACTTGGACAGCCGATACACCGCCACTCCGGTCTCGAAGCCTCCGGTGCCAGGCTCGTCGTAGCGGACCACGACCCGGGTGGCGTCGACCTCTTCCACCACCCCATCGCCCTCGGCCAGCAGACAGGCTCCGGAATCCTGGGCCACGTGCCGCTCCATGCCGGTCCCCACCAGGGGGGCGGCCGGTTTCAGCAGAGGCACGGCCTGGCGCTGCATGTTTGAGCCCATGAGCGCCCGGTTGGCGTCATCGTTTTCGAGAAAGGGGATAAGGGAGGCGGCCACCGAAACCAGCTGGTTCGGAGCCACATCCATCTTGGTCACCTGATCGGCCGAGACCATGACCACCTCACCTTCCTGACGGGCAATCAGCGAGTCCTCGACCAGAGTATCGTTCTCTATGGTAACCCGGGCCGGGGCGATGACCTCATCCTGTTCCTGCAAAGCCGAGAGATATTTGACCTCGTTGGTGACCTTGCGCTCGGTCACGTTCCGGTACGGCGTCTCTATGAACCCGTACGGGTTGACCCGGGCATAGGTTGCCAGGGAAACAATCAGGCCGATGTTCGGTCCTTCAGGGGTCTCAACCGGGCAGATACGACCGTAATGGGTCGGATGAACGTCGCGGACCTCGAAACCGGCCCGCTCCCGGGAGAGACCACCGGGTCCAAGAGCGGACAAACGGCGCTTGTGGGTGACCTCGGAGAGTGGATTGGTCTGATCCATGAACTGGGAGAGCTGGGAGGTGCCGAAGAACTCCTTGATGGCCGAGGTGACCGGCTTGGGATTCACCAGGTCGTGCGGCATCAGGGTTTCCACCTCCTGGAGAGTCATCCGTTCGCGAATGGCCCGCTCCATGCGCACCAGGCCCATGCGATACTGGTTCTCCACCAGTTCACCCACGGTCCGGACCCTCCGGTTGCCGAGATGATCGATGTCATCCCCCTCCTTGAGCTCGTCCTTGATCCGGACCAGGTGCTTGACACTCTTGACAATGTCTTCCCGGGTCAGGGTCCGGGTCTCGATTGGGGTGTCGAGGCCGAGCTTGGAGTTGATCTTGTACCGACCCACCTCGGACAGATCATAGGTGGACGGATTGAAAAAGAGGTTTTCAAAAAAGGTGGCCGCTACCTCGGGGGTCGGCGGACTGGAAGGCCGCAGTCGACGATAAATCTCAATCTGGGCCTGCTCGGTGTCCTGGACCTTGTCCATGGCCAGGGTCTTGCGGAACGACTCGGTTACCTTGACACCGTCAATGAACAGAAGTTCGAAACTCTTGATACCGGCCTTCTCGATGGCCTCGAGCATGGACTCGGTCACTTCGTCATTGCAGCGACCGATGAGATCCCCGGTTTTCGGATCAGCGATGTCGGCAACCAGGTAGCGGCCGAGGAGATCCTCGGGATCGATCTCGATGGTCTCGATGCCCGCCTTGGCAATACGTTTAGCCAGAGCCTTGGAGATCTTGCGACCTTTCTTGCCCATAACCTCGCCGGTTTCCGGATCGACAAGATCCCGGTTGAGCCGCTGACCGATGAAGGTTTCCGGCTTGAAGACCAGGGCATATTTTCCCTGTTCGACCAGGACGGTGTCGACATCATAAAACTCACGCAGGAGCTGCTCCGAGGTGTAGCCCAGGGCCTTGAGCAGGGTGGTGACAGGGAGCTTGCGCCGCCGGTCGATCCGGACGTAAAGGACATCCTTGATGTCAAACTCGAAGTCGAGCCAGGATCCGCGCACCGGGATGATCCGGGCCGAGTAGAGCCGCTTGCCGGAGCTGTGCGACTTGCCGTTGTCATGGGTATAGAACAGGCCCGGAGACCGCTGGAGCTGGTTGACAACCACACGCTCGGTACCGTTGACCACAAACACGCCGTCCTTGGTCATGAGCGGCAGGGAGCCGAGGAAAACCTCCTGCTCCTTGATGTCGCGCACCGACTGGACCCCGGTTTCCTCATCCACATCAAAGGTGATCAGCCGAACGGTGATCTTAACCGGCACTTCATATGTCATGCCGCGCTCAATACATTCCTCGACCGTATACTTGGCTTCTCCGAAACTGTACCGGACAAACTCAAGCGAACAGAGCCCGTTGAAATCGGTGATCGGGAAAATGTTCTTGAAAATTGCCTGCAGCCCGAAATCTTCCCGCTCATCGGGATGGATATCCCGCTGCAGAAAACGCTCGTACGAGTGTCTCTGCATGGCAATCAGATGCGGGGGCTCCATTATCTGCCGTGTCTTGGCAAAACTTTTTCGTACTCTGTCCATGGTCTCCCTCGAAACAATCCGCGAAATTCAGAAGATGTCACATACATAAAACACACAAATTCAGCCTGATATATGACACCATCCAACCTGTTGACTTCTCCCTGCCCACAAACGCAGGAACGCTACAAGGGTTTACCCCCGTAGCGTTACCTTGTTTATGTCGTATAGCCAGCCCGGCGAAGCCGGGCTTACAACGGCATGGAGCTGTGCTATTTGATCTCCACGGAACCGCCGACAGCCTCGATCTTTTCCTTGATCTCTTCGGCTTCTTCTTTGGTTACACCCTCTTTGATCGGTGCCGGTGCACCCTCAACCAGGGCCTTGGCCTCTTTCAGGCCAAGCGAAGTGATAGCACGGACCTCTTTGATAACCTTGATCTTCTGATCGCCGGCAGCGGTCAGAATGGCATCAAACTCGGTCTTTTCCTCTGCGGCTCCTCCGTCTCCACCAGCATCACCAGCAGCGCCTACGGCAGCTACGGCAACAGGGGCGGCGGCGGATACGCCGAACTTGTCCTCAAGCTCCTTGATCAGCTCGGAGAGCTCGAGAACGGACATATTGGAAATAAACTCGATTACGTCTTCTTTGGTTACAGCCATTGGTATTCCTCCTGATAGGATTGGACTTCAATTATCAGTTTTCTTTCTGCTCTTTAATTGCCTGCAGGGCATAAACAAGCTTCTGCGGTACGCCATTGAGTACACGGACAAAGCCGGTGGGCACTGCGGCCATGGTTCCAAGCAGCATGGCGCGGAGTTCGTCCTTGCCTGGCAGTTTGGACAGGGCCAGTACATCCTCGGCGTTCAGAACGCTGCCTTCGAGGGCAGCGGACCGGATCTTGAGGTTATCGTACTCCTTGGCGAATTCCGTCAGGGCCTTGGCAGACCCGACCGGATCTTCGAAGGCGACAGCAACTGCCGTGGTACCGGTAAAGAACTCGGTGAGTCCTTCATACTCGGTCCCCTTGACAGCAATCCGCAGCAGCGTGTTTTTCGACACCCTGATCTGGGCATTCTGCTCCCGCAATGCGCGACGCAGCTTTTCCAGTTCCGTGACTTTAAGTCCGCGGTAATCAGTCACCACCGCGAACTTGGCCTTGCTAAAGGTCTCCTGAAGCTCGCTGACCTTTGTGGCCTTTTTATCGCGATTCAACTGTTACACCTCCTTGGATTGTCGCGGGACGATACAGTAGAGCAGGGTTGAGGAATGAAGACGTATTCCGAAACAAAAAGGTGCGCGTTCCGGTATTCGGTCTCGGCAGGTTATCCGGTGGGCTGGATAATTAAACGCTCGTGCCTGCTGTCTCTGACCTTCCCAGGTTAATGAATAATTTGATTAAGCTATGGTAAAATCCTCAGCAGATACAATGGGACATCGTGATCCGAACTGGATCGGATCATGCCTTTTTGAGCAGGGACCTGACCTGGAGAGGATCCACCTTGATACCTGGACCCATGGTGGTCGATACGGCAATACTCTTCAGATAGATACCCTTGCTGGAGGATGGTTTGAGCTGAATAATCTTGTCGATGAATGCGACAATATTATCTACTAACTTGTCGACCCCGAAAGAGGCCTTGCCCATGGGAGCATGTACGACGCCGGCCTTGTCGACCCGGAAGTCAACCTTACCCTTCTTGACCTCCTGGACAACCCGGGCCACATCAAAGGTGACCGTGCCGAGCTTGGCGTTGGGCATCAGGTTCCGCGGTCCGAGAATCCGGCCTATTTTTCCCACTTCCCCCATCATGTCTGGGGTGGCAATGGTTTTGTCAAATTCGAGCCAGCCTTCCTTGATCTTGGCAACCAGATCATCGGAGCCGGCGTAATCGGCTCCGGCTTCCCGGGCCTCGATTTCTTTTTCCCCTTTGGCAAACACCAGGACACGCACCTCCTTACCAGTACCGTGGGGCAGCATGACACTGGAACGCACCATCTGATCGGCATGCCGGGGATCGACCCCGAGCCGGACAGCAATATCCAGGGATTCATCAAAATTGGCAAACTTGGTCTTGAGAGCGAGATCCAGGGCCTCGGCCAGCTCATACAGCCTGGTCGAGTCGATCTGCTCTACGGCTTTTCTATATTTCTTTCCGTGTTTCGGCATTTTTTCACCCTTCTCGGTTCTCCCTGGCCGTCCGGGTACAACGGCAGGTGTTAACGAAGTGACCGACGGCCTGTCAGTCGATTACAGTAATTCCGCAGGAACGCGCTGTGCCCTCGATAATGCGCATGGCATGCTCGATGTCATAGGCATTGAGATCCGGCATCTTGGTCTCGGCAATCTCGCGAATGGCATCGCGACCAAGCTCGGCCACACGATCCTTTTTCGGATTGGACGAGCCCTTGCTCACGCCAGCCGCCTTGAGCAACAGGACGGAGGCGGGCGGGGTTTTGGTTATGAAACTGAAGGACCGGTCGTTGTAGACTGTAATAACAACCGGAACGATGGTATCGCCCATGGACTGTGTCTTGGCATTGAATGCCTTGCAGAAGTCCATGATATTGACACCATGCTGGCCAAGAGCAGGTCCTACGGGCGGAGACGGATTGGCCTTGCCGGCGGGAATCTGCAGTTTGATATAGGATTGAACTTTTTTTGCCATTGGTTACTCCTCCAAGCAAACAGGGCTGGAGCCTAATTTTTGCTGACTTGTATATATTCGAGCTCAACCGGAGTTTCGCGGCCAAAGATGGAAACCATGACCCTGACCCGTCCCTTGTCCGGATAAACCTCGTCGATAACGCCCTGGAAGTTGGCAAAGGGCCCGTCGGTGACCCGGATCACGTCGCCCACCTCGAAAACAACCTTGGGCTTGGGCTTGGTGGCCCCTTCCTTGATGCGTCCGATGATCTTGTTGGCCTCTTCTTCCATCAGAGGCATTGGGTTCAGATTGTCGCCAACAAAACCGGAGATGCGCGGTGTATCGTGAACGATGTGCCAGGTCTGGTCATTGAGTTCCATCTGCACCAGGATATAACCCGGAAAGAACTTTCTTGACGATGTCTTGCGGGCACCCTTGACCATTTCGACCACCTGCTCGGTGGGGACCAGAATCTCGCCGAAATACTCTTCAAGACCGGCCGAGCGAATACGCTCCTCCAGGGTGGCCTTGACCTTGTCTTCATACCCCGTATGGGTATGAACTATGTACCAGTGTTTTGCCATTGAATCAGCCTGTGCGATACGGCAGCCTATCGAAGAACCATGGAGACAAGCTTACCAAGAAGAAGGTCCACGGAACCAAGATACATGGATATGACGATAACCAGAACAATGACAAAGCCGGTCAGACCAGCGGTGACCTTTTTATCAGGCCAGACAACCTTCTTGAACTCGGCCTGCACCTCAAGGAGAAATTCCCTGACAGCCGCCGGCGAGAAAGAGGTTTTTTTCATTTCAGCAGATTCAGCCTGAACCACCTGTCGGCTTTTATTGCTGCGACCTTTTTTCTTGCTTGCCATAATAATCCGATTTCCTGGCTGCACCTTCCAGGCAGTTAAAAAAAAAGATGGCAGGCCAGGAGGGACTCGAACCCCCAGCCCTCGGATTTGGAGTCCGATGCTCTACCAATTAGAGCTACTGGCCTGCGCAAATATGTATCAAGTATTACGGGCGTCGCATCGCTGCCGGCGCTGACAGGGCAGCACACCTTGCGCCCTGCCCTGTCAGCGCCGCCAAAGGCAGCCCTGAAGAAACTACTTGGTTTCCCTGTGCAGTGTATGCGAACGACAGAACGGACAGTACTTCTTCAACTCCAGCTTATGGGGAATGGTACGCTTGTTCTTGGTCGTGGAATAGTTGCGCCGCTTGCACTCCGTGCAGGCAAGCGTGATAATATCTCTCATTGCTCTGGCCCCGATATATAATACTCAGCAGGCCGGAGCCTGCTGAGTATTCTTTAAAAACCGCTCATACCTGGTGGCGGACAGTTGCCGCTGTCAGGAATTACTCGATAATTTCGCTGACCACGCCGGCACCTACGGTACGACCACCTTCACGGATTGCAAAACGAAGTCCCTCTTCCATTGCAATCGGGGTGATCAGCTCCGCTGTAATGTGCACGTTGTCACCGGGCATAACCATCTCAACTCCGTCCTCAAGCGTTACAACACCGGTTACATCCGTGGTCCGGAAGTAGAACTGCGGGCGATAGCCGTTGAAGAACGGGGTGTGACGACCACCCTCTTCCTTGGTCAGAATGTAGGCCTCAGCCTTGAATTTCTTGTGCGGAGTGATCGAGCCCGGGGCGGCAAGTACCTGGCCGCGCTCAACCTCGTCACGCTTCACACCACGCAGCAGGGCGCCGATGTTATCACCTGCCTGACCCTCGTCAAGCAGCTTCCGGAACATCTCCACACCGGTTACCGTGGTCTTCTGGGTCGGACGAATTCCGACAATCTCCACCTCGTCGCCAACATGGATCACTCCACGCTCGACACGACCGGTGGCCACTGTACCACGACCGGAGATGGAGAAAACGTCCTCCACAGGCATAAGGAAGGGCTTGTCAACGTCACGCTCCGGTTCCGGCACGTAGTTGTCAATGGCCTCCATCAGCTCCCAGATACACTTGGACTTCTCGGGATCTTCCGGATTCTCCAGAGCCTGCAGAGCGGATCCATGGATGATCGGAATGTCGTCGCCAGGGAAGTCATACTTGTCCAGCAGCTC encodes:
- the tuf gene encoding elongation factor Tu translates to MAKEKFERTKPHVNVGTIGHIDHGKTTLTAAITRVLATKGQAEFTDFGEIDKAPEEKERGITIATAHVEYETDKRHYAHVDCPGHADYIKNMITGAAQMDGAILVVGADDGPMPQTREHILLARQVGVPAIVVFLNKCDMVDDEELIELVEMELRELLDKYDFPGDDIPIIHGSALQALENPEDPEKSKCIWELMEAIDNYVPEPERDVDKPFLMPVEDVFSISGRGTVATGRVERGVIHVGDEVEIVGIRPTQKTTVTGVEMFRKLLDEGQAGDNIGALLRGVKRDEVERGQVLAAPGSITPHKKFKAEAYILTKEEGGRHTPFFNGYRPQFYFRTTDVTGVVTLEDGVEMVMPGDNVHITAELITPIAMEEGLRFAIREGGRTVGAGVVSEIIE